The genomic stretch CTTTTTGTTCTTCAGTACCAAACTTCTCAAGTCCCCAGCATACAAGACTGTTGTTTACAGACATTACTACAGATGCAGAAGCGTCAACTTTCGAAATTTCCTCCATCGCCAATACATAAGAAATAGTGTCCAATCCACTACCACCATATTTTGGGTCAACCATCATTCCTAAAAATCCAAGCTCACCCATTTGCTTTATTTGCTCGGCTGGAAACCTTTGCTCATTATCTCTTTCGATTACTCCTGGCAAAAGCTCATTTTGGGCAAAATCCCTAGCGGCCTTTTGGATCATCAAGTGCTCTTCTGTCAACTCAAATTTCATCTGTCTATAATTATATTAATCAATGATGGTTAATTGCAATAATCCCAATAATTTCGCCTAAGCTAAAATTAACAGCGGGTGTTTATTGTGTTCATTCTCACTAAAACCTGATTTACTCGATTTTAGAAGGAGTGCAAATGTAATGTTTACACCTTAAAAATGGTAACAAAACCAATGAAGGCTATAGGATTAATGAGTGGCACGTCACTAGATGGGCTAGATATTTGCCTCTGTGACTTTACTGAGAAAGACGGCATTTGGGCATTTTCTATATTAAAAGCCGAAACCATACCCTATAATCCGCAGTGGCAAGAACGACTAACCTATAATGGTAGCCTTTCGGCAAATGAACTCCTGGCTCTTGATCATGACTACGGCATTTTATTAGGCAATATGCTTCAGGGCTTTCTTCAAAAAAATAATATTGACGCAAAGTCTTTGAGCTTAATTTCCAGCCACGGGCACACGTATTATCATCGCCCTGAGCAAGGCTTTACCTTTCAGCTAGGTAATGGCCCTGAGCTTTTTTCCAAATTTCAGATTCCGGTGGTATGTGACTTCAGAAGACAAGATGTGGCCATGGGCGGTCAAGGCGCTCCATTGGTGCCTATTGGCGATCAATTGCTTTTTCATAAAAATGCAGCCTGTTTGAATTTCGGTGGCTTTGCCAATATTTCTTTTGCTGAAAACGAAAGCCGAACAGCTTTTGATATTTGCCCGGTAAATTTTGTGCTAAACGATTTAGCCAAAGAATTGGGCTATGATTACGACTATCAAGGATTACTGGCTTCTAAAGGAAAGGTGGATATGGAGTTGCTCAAAAAACTAAATGATCTCCCTTTTTATAAAATGAAACACCCCAAATCTCTCGGTGCAGAGTGGGTGAATGAAAATGTGTTTCCGCTAATTGAAAATTCAGGTTTGGGGATTTTTGAAAAACTCCGAACAATGACTGAGCATGTGGCTATTCAGGTAACTGATATCCTAAACCGCTATCAGATTAAAAACTGTATGATAACTGGAGGCGGTGCTTACAATGCTCACCTTATCCAATTAATAAGGAGTAAAACCAATTGCCTGATTCACATTCCTGAAAAGGAAATAGTAGAATATAAAGAAGCCGTGATTTTTGCCTTTATGGGCGTACTACGCTGGCAGAAAAAAAATAATGTGATTGGCACCGTTACGGGCGCTCCTCACTCACATAGCTCAGGAATTATCTACTCCTAATTGGGCTTGCATTAAATTACTGTAACCAAGACCCCTCCCACTTCAAGGTTTTATTACATTTGCGCGCAATAAAATTATACCATGAAGGATTTACTAAAGATATACGAAAGCAAGGCGCCAGAAATCGTTTTTCACTGGCATGATAGTGAAACCATCGCTGAAGGATGGGTAGTAATAAATTCATTGAGAGGCGGTGCTGCCGGTGGCGGTACTCGTATGCGTGAAGGTCTTAATGAGCATGAAGTGCTTTCATTGGCCAAAACCATGGAAATTAAATTTACAGTTGCAGGCCCTGCAATTGGTGGTGCAAAATCAGGTATCAACTTCAACCCAAATGACCCTCGTAAGGATGGTGTTTTGGAAAGATGGTATAAAGCTGTAAAGCCTCTACTTAAAACATATTACGGCACAGGTGGTGACTTGAACGTGGATGAAATTCACGAAGTAATTCCTGTAACCAGAGAGCTTGGAATAGAGCATCCTCAAGAAGGTGTTTTGGTGGGTCACTTTGCTCCAAATGACGCTGACAAAGCCAAAAAAATAAAGCAACTTCAGGAAGGAGTTTTATATCCTGTAACCAAGGAAAACCTTACTCCTAAGCCAGAAAAAAATTATACGGTAGCCGATATGATTACCGGTTACGGAACTGCTGAATCGGTTCGTCACTTTTATAATATTTATGGTGGTGACCTTGCCGGAAAGCGTGTGATTATTCAAGGTTGGGGAAATGTAGCCGCTGCTGCTGCCTTTTACCTTGCTCAAAATGGCGCCAAAGTAGTTGGAATCATTGACCGTGTTGGTGGTCTTATCAACGAAAACGGTTTTTCTTATCAAGAAATCACAGATTTGTTCAATGCCAAAAATGGCAACTTCTTAGTAGCTGATAATTTGATTCCTTTTGACGAAATCAACGAACGCATTTGGACAGTAGGTGCGGAAATCTTTATCCCTGCTGCTGCTTCACGTTTGGTAAGCAAAGACCACTTGGACAAAATGATTGACAACGGTCTTGAAGTAATTTCTTCAGGTGCCAATGTACCATTTGCTGACAATGAAATTTTCTACGGTCCTATTTCAGAATATGCTGACCAGAAAGTAACCTGCATCCCTGACTTTATCTCTAACTGCGGTATGGCCCGTGTATTTGGCTACCTAATGGGAGATGATGTAACTCTTAGCGATGAAGCAATCTTTGACGATAGCTCAGATACTATTAAGGATGCCCTTCAAAAATGTTTTGAC from Owenweeksia hongkongensis DSM 17368 encodes the following:
- a CDS encoding Glu/Leu/Phe/Val dehydrogenase dimerization domain-containing protein; amino-acid sequence: MKDLLKIYESKAPEIVFHWHDSETIAEGWVVINSLRGGAAGGGTRMREGLNEHEVLSLAKTMEIKFTVAGPAIGGAKSGINFNPNDPRKDGVLERWYKAVKPLLKTYYGTGGDLNVDEIHEVIPVTRELGIEHPQEGVLVGHFAPNDADKAKKIKQLQEGVLYPVTKENLTPKPEKNYTVADMITGYGTAESVRHFYNIYGGDLAGKRVIIQGWGNVAAAAAFYLAQNGAKVVGIIDRVGGLINENGFSYQEITDLFNAKNGNFLVADNLIPFDEINERIWTVGAEIFIPAAASRLVSKDHLDKMIDNGLEVISSGANVPFADNEIFYGPISEYADQKVTCIPDFISNCGMARVFGYLMGDDVTLSDEAIFDDSSDTIKDALQKCFDKSSDKKFLTKTAYEIALKQLI
- a CDS encoding anhydro-N-acetylmuramic acid kinase, which gives rise to MKAIGLMSGTSLDGLDICLCDFTEKDGIWAFSILKAETIPYNPQWQERLTYNGSLSANELLALDHDYGILLGNMLQGFLQKNNIDAKSLSLISSHGHTYYHRPEQGFTFQLGNGPELFSKFQIPVVCDFRRQDVAMGGQGAPLVPIGDQLLFHKNAACLNFGGFANISFAENESRTAFDICPVNFVLNDLAKELGYDYDYQGLLASKGKVDMELLKKLNDLPFYKMKHPKSLGAEWVNENVFPLIENSGLGIFEKLRTMTEHVAIQVTDILNRYQIKNCMITGGGAYNAHLIQLIRSKTNCLIHIPEKEIVEYKEAVIFAFMGVLRWQKKNNVIGTVTGAPHSHSSGIIYS